The nucleotide window CGAGCTCAGTTCCACCGGCTGATACTCGGCGTTAATGCCCGCCAGAAATCCGCCGTACGCCAGTCCATTCACGCGCCTCTGGGGCTCACCCTGAAATGTGACCCCCAGCTCCTTTTCAAATAGCCTAGCAGCCCTGGGCCCAATGACCAGCAGCCTCCCGCCGCTGGCGACGTATTCCAGGAGGAATGCCTTGAACTCTGGATCGATGTAACTCCATTCCGGGTAGATGAGCAACGGGTACTGCCGCGCACGCTCGCGCAAGTGATGCTCCATGACAACGTCAACCACGTTCTGGCCGTCCAACAAACACTGAAGGATGCCTTTGATGCCGCTCACCTCCTCAGTCCACCCGGCAAACGGCTTGGGGCTCTGGCGATAAAATGCGGCTGTGGAAAGGATCAAGCCGATCTGCGGCACGGGTTCGGCTTTGTGGCAAAGCGCCTGGCGCGCACGACAGAATTTCGCCACTTCGGCCATCACGCGCATCTGCCACCGGCGGATCGAACCGTCGCGCTTCTGCGGAAAATAGGCCTGGAATCCTCCGCCCAGTGCCAGGACAATCGCTGCTTCCTGCTGCAGTTGCGGCACCGACTTGGTGCTGTAGAGCTGGTCCGTCCAGGTGAAGCTCCAGGCCATCAGGTCCCATGGCTTGCCCTGCTGCGCCATCACCCGCCCCTCGAAGCGCGCCGAATTGACGCTGTTCCGCCACAAGTAGTCGCCGGAAATAAAGTCAACAGGCACAGTCACCGGCTCGGGCATGAACGAGGTGAACGACCAGTTGCTGGCAATCTGGAACTCTGGGCGATGGGCGTGGAGCTCAGTGACGTAGTGGTTCAGGTAGTCCCGATAACCAGCGCGCTGAAATTCCAAGAACTCAAACCAGTGCGGATCCTCGGGCGACTTGGGTGGCTCCGCAATCCCCGTCTTTGCCTTGAACGCCTCCAGCGCGCGGGGCGAGTAGTCGGGTTCAACTGCCCAGCAGTCGCCGTCCACCCAAACCCCATCGATGCCATACTCGTCGGCCAACTCTTTGAGCTGTGGGATGAGGAGCTGGTCCACATAGGGTCCAAACACCGAGGTCTTTTGCCGGCTCACCTCGCCCTTTTCATTCACGCATGCCCAATCGGGATGAGACTGCACAGCCTTCTCGTCCCACACCCCGGAGTAGTGCACGTAGAGCGCCACGCCCCGTTCGGCAGTCACCTCCCGCCAAATGCGCAGGGGGTCGAGAACAAACCCCGGGGCCTGATGGCCGACTTTGGTCAGATAGCTGGAAACACCGGGATGACCCTTGCAGTCACACTGCACATAGTCGGGCTTGACCGTGTCGATGATGTACTCGACCATCTCCCGACTAACATGTCTGCCGATTTCATTGCAATCGTCCCCGGCGTGAAAATCAAAGTGGATGCCCAGAAAGCTCTCCGAACGCTTGAGGCGCTTGGGGTAGGTCTTTGGTTGCCCAACTCCACTTTCAATTGTGCCGGCAAGGAGCACAAGAATGGAGACGAACAAACCAACTCTTCGCATCGTCATTCTCCCTGATCCGCCCTCTCTGCGATTCCGCCTCGCCAGTGTCCTGTCAAATGGGCAGCGTGCCCCCTCGCAAGATTTACAGCTTGAGTCAGAAGGAACCAGCTTGGTTGGAGTTACCCGGGTCAAATACCTCTTGCTGCGTTCGTGCCGCCATTGGCCCCGCAGAGCGGCTCAAAGGCTTGCATGTGGCACAAACTGCACGCGCGGGGCCTCTGGACCGTCCAGGCGGCGCAACTCGTCAAGCGCATCTGTCCTGAGACGATAAAAGCGAAAGCCGTAGAAGTAGGGCTTGAGAGGAAGGAGCGGCTTCTCCTTTCCTTTGCCGGTCCGCCGAACGCGCTCGTTGTGCTCCTGGATCTTGCGGTTGCGGGCCGCAATGCGCTGGTTCTCCTTCTCCCTGGTGGCGCGCAATTTCGGCGCGTCCCTGTACAACCCCATGAGAGGCTCCTCTACCACCCGCGGATGCGTGGAGTGCAGCAGATTGACCGTGCCGTCTTCGCTGCGGGTGATGAGCCCCACATGCCCCACGTAGAGGCCATCCTGGTTGCCGCGCACAATGTTGACAAAGTCACCAGGCTGAAGCCGGTCGATGAATTCGGGCAGAAGCTCATAGGGAATGTAGGACCAGCTGAGCTCCTGGGGCGGTATCTCCTGGCCGATGCCGAACCGCCGAAAGAAGCGCGCGCGGTCGATCACTGAGGCCACGGGCACCGCACGGTCTCCCACCAGCTCAGCGGTGAGGTCTTGCACTAGCCAGGAGTTGTTCACCTACCAGTCGGCTTCGGTGTAGTGATTTCTGGTGAGCATACCGATGCGGCCGTCCTTGTAGCGGATCCGCTGCAGGAGCGCCATGAAGCTCGGCCAGTCGTGGGCCAGGGCCATGGCGTACATGTGCTCGGCGAAAACAAGGCAGTCGCTCTTGCGCAGGCTAAAAAGCGGATCAGGATCGTAGATCTCAAAAGGGAACTCGCCCAGAAGGAAAATCTGGTAGGGCTGGCCAACCATCTTCCGTGCCAAGTGCTGCACGCGAAGGCGCAGGTCTGGCTCCACCTCGCGCAGGTAGCGAAGGTAGAGGTCAACTTCCCGCTCGGAGAAGCGATAGAGAGGCGTCCTTTGCATGCGGAGCAACTGCTCGGCGCTCATGCCCAGACGTGCGGCCACCTCCAACTCCTGGTTGCTGAGCGCGGGCTTCCTTGCAGGCAGCAAGGCAGCACAACCGGCGAGCCCCAATAGCATGAGAATACCCGCCACAACTGCCAAAACATACACTCGCCCCATCAGCAGCAGCCTCCTCCTTCCGGTCCCTGTCCTAAACCTCGCTACCCGACCCTCTTGGTGCGCGGCACTGCCGCCCGCTGCAGCCGCCCAGGCACGGGCTTCTCCTATCCGCGCAGAAACGGCTCATCGGGCCAGAACCAACTTCCTGGTCATCGCCTGACCGTGGGACACGAGGCGACAAAAGTACGTGCCGGACGGCAGCCCGCGAGCATCGAACTGCACCCGATAGCGGCCTGGGGCCAACGTCTGGTCCACTAGGGTCGCCACTTCCCGGCCCAGCATGTCGTACACCACCAGTCGGACGCCGCCGGTGCTGGCAATGTCGAACGGGATGGTCGCCACGGGGTTGAACGGATTCGGGTATGCCGGATGCAGCATGAAGGCAAGCGGCACCCCACTGCCATTCGGTTCCACACTCAGCGGCTCCGTTGACTTTTTCACTATGCGCAAGTTATCGAAGAAAAGCCGCCCCTTGATGGCCCCGGACTCGCCCCGCGTTAGCTGGAAGCTATCGATGCGGTACGCCTTGCCGTTCATGATGCCGTCACCGATCCAACTACCCACACTCCCGGGGTCGCTCAGGCACCATTCTACCAAGCGCCAGCCGTACCAGTCGATGGTCACCCAGTTGGAGACCTCGTGATAAGGCCAATCGGTGCCCGTCCCTTCATCCAGGCAGAAACGAAACTTGTTGCCGCTCGCATCGCCGTAGAGATAGACTTGGAGCGTGTAAGTGGTATCGAACACCACGTCGCGCGGCGGTCCGGTCTTCAGGTACTCCCGCAGGAGATAACCTTGTGGCGGCGGTGTCTCCATCCATTCGTACGTCAGGAAAGCCGAGCGCTTTGATACCGGCCGCGTGGCCGAAGCGGGCAGGTACACGGCGCTGTTGATGCCAAAGGTCGAGTTAGCCACGACGATTCCGGAGGTGGAGCCGCTGTAGCTGGGCTGCTCCCAGTTGCCCGCAGCGGAAAAGTCGTCGATCATGCGGCTCTCCACATAATGCGCCACCGAAGTACGAAAGCCCCAGCTAAAGTCCTCTTCCATCTGGTTGCCGGTTGTGTCCTGAATCGTGTTGCGCACGTGTACCGCGTACTCGGTGTCCGGCGTGAGGGGCTCCCATGCCCTAACGCAGACCAGGGAGCGGTCGGCCGTTGCCGTAGCCAGAGCCTCGACATTGGCCGCCCCAGCAGCACTCGTGACACTGACAGTCGTATCCGTCATGCTTTCCGGCTTGATGAGCTCATCGAATACCAGCGTAATCACGTCATCCACGTCCATGGGCTGGCCGACTGGGAACGCAGGATACGTCACCAGGATGCGCGGCCCGACATCATCAATCTGGCGCGTGGTAAAGCGCAGGACGAATGGATCCCCTTCCACCCCATCGCCATTACCGTCCAAGTGGCGACCGTTGATGTCCGTAGCGCTGGCTCCCACCGTCACAGTGTACGGAGTAGCAAACTGCAGGCGCGCGGGCAAAACCTGCAGCACCTTCCCATCAAGCCAGGTGCTCCTCGCCACTTCAATGGGTGGGTCAAGACTAAGCGCTGCCTCAACACTGCTCTTGTCCATTGTTTTGGAAAAGGTGAAAGAGATCGCAGCGTTCACCGGGACCGTGTCACCTTCCGCCGGGCTAGTAGCTACCACAACCGGTGCAAAAGAAGGGATTGGATCGGTGACCACCACGTTGGACGGCGCAGACTCGTTCCAGTAGCGATCCAGCACTGTTGCCGCGTAGCGATACGCGCCATTGTAGTCCTGCGTGCCCAGGAACTCTTCCACCACGGTGTATGGCGTCGTGCCGAAATGAATATCCACGATGCGGTCCTGCTCAAGGTCGATGACGTCGTCCTCGGAGCGGTAGATGGCATAGCGGTGCGGTGTACTGAGCGATGGCGGCGGGGTAACCGTCAGCTCGTAGCGCAGCGAATCTAATTTGCGGATGGCGATGCTCGGGGCCTCGGGCGGATCGGCGTGCGGGGACCAGCCGGAGCGCACCTTGGTCTTGCGCTCGAAAAAGGTTTGCCCGGCTTCGTCCCAGTACTGGTAGGCCTGCCAGCTGCCGTAGCTGAAGAATTGGAACCCGTCCACCCACGGGACGGTACGGCAAATCTCCACGACCGCAGGATGACGGTACCACACCTTTTCGTCGGCGAATTGGTACGACCCCGGCCCGACAGTGAACAGTCGCCCCTCGGCAATGCCTTTCTGGATCCAGGGCCCCCAGGACTCGCTCGGGCCCACAAGCATGGCGTAGAACCCGTCAGGCGTGAGCCAGTGGTAGTGCATGGGGGTGAGCTGCTCCACATAGCCTTCATTGAACCAAAGCGCCGCATCCTGGTATACGGTTCCGTAGCCCTGCCAGCTGGACCAGTTGTACTTGCCCAATGCTGCCGGCGACAGTCTGACCCACGGCTTTACCGCTTGGATGGAGTCGTGCAACACCCGCACGAATTCAGTCACCGACCACCGCCACCAGTCCTCCCATGAGGCAAAGCCAGCAGGCACGCCGGCACTGTACGGGTGTTCAATGTCGAAGAGGTAGCGGCCGGCGGCGTTCTCTTGCAGGTCCTGGAGTTGCTCCAGCGGGATCATGCCGTCCAGCAACTGTTGTTGCTCGGCCATCTTGGCCAGCTTCTTGGAGAGCTTGGAGTTGCTGTACTCGTTCCAGCGCACGTAGTCAAGGTGCAGGCCATCGATATCGTACTTGCGGACGATTTCCATCGCCACGGCAATGGTGTACGCCCGCACAGCCTCCAGACCCGGGGAAAAGGCAATATTGCTGGTCATGGGGTTGCCGTCCCGATCGCGACAAATCCACTCCGGGTGGAGGACCGCCGGGGCACCGGGATAGGTGGAGGAGACCTGAAACACGTTGAACCAGGCATGCAACTCCATGCCCCGCTTGTGCGCCTCTTCGATGGCATAGGCCAAAGGATCGTAGCCGGGATGCTGGTAGCCGGCGTAGTAGCCCCATGGCTCGAACGAGGAGTTGTAGTAGGCCGTCCCGCTTTGCCGACATTGCCACAAGACCGCATTCATGTTTGCCGCCTTGTGCCGGTCCAGGATGGCCCGCACGTTTGCCTTGTTCTGCTCAGCAGTGAGCGACGGACTGATGTGCTCCCAGGTAATCACCCAGGTGGCACGGAATTCCCTATTGCCACCGGCGAGTAGGTTCTGGGCGAGGATCATACTCAACAGCAAACTACACAGCCGTTTCATGAGGCCTCCCGCATGAAAAATCGTTCGTGCTGCAGTTCCCCCTTAGCGCGTAAGGACGAGCT belongs to Calditrichota bacterium and includes:
- a CDS encoding DUF1460 domain-containing protein; this translates as MNNSWLVQDLTAELVGDRAVPVASVIDRARFFRRFGIGQEIPPQELSWSYIPYELLPEFIDRLQPGDFVNIVRGNQDGLYVGHVGLITRSEDGTVNLLHSTHPRVVEEPLMGLYRDAPKLRATREKENQRIAARNRKIQEHNERVRRTGKGKEKPLLPLKPYFYGFRFYRLRTDALDELRRLDGPEAPRVQFVPHASL
- a CDS encoding DUF1460 domain-containing protein, translated to MGRVYVLAVVAGILMLLGLAGCAALLPARKPALSNQELEVAARLGMSAEQLLRMQRTPLYRFSEREVDLYLRYLREVEPDLRLRVQHLARKMVGQPYQIFLLGEFPFEIYDPDPLFSLRKSDCLVFAEHMYAMALAHDWPSFMALLQRIRYKDGRIGMLTRNHYTEADW
- a CDS encoding family 10 glycosylhydrolase codes for the protein MKRLCSLLLSMILAQNLLAGGNREFRATWVITWEHISPSLTAEQNKANVRAILDRHKAANMNAVLWQCRQSGTAYYNSSFEPWGYYAGYQHPGYDPLAYAIEEAHKRGMELHAWFNVFQVSSTYPGAPAVLHPEWICRDRDGNPMTSNIAFSPGLEAVRAYTIAVAMEIVRKYDIDGLHLDYVRWNEYSNSKLSKKLAKMAEQQQLLDGMIPLEQLQDLQENAAGRYLFDIEHPYSAGVPAGFASWEDWWRWSVTEFVRVLHDSIQAVKPWVRLSPAALGKYNWSSWQGYGTVYQDAALWFNEGYVEQLTPMHYHWLTPDGFYAMLVGPSESWGPWIQKGIAEGRLFTVGPGSYQFADEKVWYRHPAVVEICRTVPWVDGFQFFSYGSWQAYQYWDEAGQTFFERKTKVRSGWSPHADPPEAPSIAIRKLDSLRYELTVTPPPSLSTPHRYAIYRSEDDVIDLEQDRIVDIHFGTTPYTVVEEFLGTQDYNGAYRYAATVLDRYWNESAPSNVVVTDPIPSFAPVVVATSPAEGDTVPVNAAISFTFSKTMDKSSVEAALSLDPPIEVARSTWLDGKVLQVLPARLQFATPYTVTVGASATDINGRHLDGNGDGVEGDPFVLRFTTRQIDDVGPRILVTYPAFPVGQPMDVDDVITLVFDELIKPESMTDTTVSVTSAAGAANVEALATATADRSLVCVRAWEPLTPDTEYAVHVRNTIQDTTGNQMEEDFSWGFRTSVAHYVESRMIDDFSAAGNWEQPSYSGSTSGIVVANSTFGINSAVYLPASATRPVSKRSAFLTYEWMETPPPQGYLLREYLKTGPPRDVVFDTTYTLQVYLYGDASGNKFRFCLDEGTGTDWPYHEVSNWVTIDWYGWRLVEWCLSDPGSVGSWIGDGIMNGKAYRIDSFQLTRGESGAIKGRLFFDNLRIVKKSTEPLSVEPNGSGVPLAFMLHPAYPNPFNPVATIPFDIASTGGVRLVVYDMLGREVATLVDQTLAPGRYRVQFDARGLPSGTYFCRLVSHGQAMTRKLVLAR